Proteins encoded in a region of the Streptomyces sp. NBC_01298 genome:
- a CDS encoding SRPBCC family protein, whose amino-acid sequence MAQVEATTERIIGADAETVFDALADYTGTRGKVLPEHFSEYEVLEGGDGEGTLVHWKLQATSKRVRDCLLEVTEPTDGQLVEKDRNSTMVTTWTVTPAGEGKSKAVVTTVWKGAGGIGGFFERTFAPKGLARIYDTLLANLAAEVKG is encoded by the coding sequence ATGGCGCAGGTCGAGGCCACCACGGAACGCATCATCGGGGCGGACGCGGAGACCGTGTTCGACGCGCTGGCCGACTACACCGGGACCCGGGGCAAGGTGCTGCCCGAGCACTTCAGCGAGTACGAGGTGCTCGAGGGCGGCGACGGCGAGGGCACCCTCGTCCACTGGAAGCTCCAGGCCACGAGCAAGCGGGTCCGCGACTGCCTGCTGGAGGTCACCGAGCCCACCGACGGGCAGCTCGTGGAGAAGGACCGCAACTCCACCATGGTCACCACCTGGACCGTCACCCCGGCGGGCGAGGGCAAGTCCAAGGCCGTCGTCACCACCGTGTGGAAGGGCGCCGGCGGCATCGGCGGCTTCTTCGAGCGCACCTTCGCGCCCAAGGGCCTCGCCCGCATCTACGACACCCTCCTCGCCAACCTGGCCGCCGAAGTCAAGGGCTGA